One region of Candidatus Baltobacteraceae bacterium genomic DNA includes:
- a CDS encoding enoyl-CoA hydratase family protein, giving the protein MRHFQWEVDGRVATITLDRPERKNPLTFESYAELLERFRSLKEDASIKAIVLSGAGGNFCSGGDVREIIGPLTERSPEHLREFTQMTGDLVKAMRGCPQPIVAAIDGVCVGAGAILAMASDIRYGTKQSRVAFLFTRVGLSGCDMGASAMLPRIVGLGRAAELLYTGRSMDGGEALAWGFYNGVYGPESVLAEAKSLAHALANGPTFAHAMTKKMLHEEWDMPLDAAIDAEARAQAICMETKDFRRAYEAFIAGQRPVFQGD; this is encoded by the coding sequence ATGAGACACTTTCAGTGGGAGGTCGACGGCCGCGTGGCCACGATCACGCTCGACCGCCCGGAGCGCAAGAATCCGCTCACCTTCGAATCGTATGCCGAGTTACTGGAACGATTCCGCTCGCTCAAAGAGGACGCTTCGATCAAAGCGATCGTTTTGAGCGGCGCGGGCGGTAATTTTTGTTCGGGCGGAGACGTCCGCGAGATCATCGGGCCGCTGACCGAACGTTCTCCGGAACATCTGCGCGAGTTTACGCAGATGACCGGCGATTTGGTCAAAGCGATGCGCGGCTGCCCGCAACCGATCGTGGCCGCGATCGACGGCGTCTGCGTGGGGGCGGGCGCGATCCTCGCAATGGCATCGGATATTCGTTACGGCACCAAGCAGAGCCGGGTCGCGTTTCTCTTTACCCGCGTCGGCCTCTCGGGCTGCGACATGGGAGCCAGCGCCATGCTTCCACGCATCGTTGGGCTCGGCCGGGCGGCCGAACTGCTCTACACGGGCCGCAGCATGGATGGCGGCGAGGCGCTCGCGTGGGGATTTTACAATGGGGTGTACGGACCTGAGAGCGTGCTCGCCGAAGCGAAATCGCTCGCACACGCGCTCGCAAACGGGCCGACGTTCGCGCACGCGATGACGAAAAAGATGCTGCACGAAGAATGGGATATGCCGCTGGATGCCGCGATCGATGCCGAAGCGCGCGCGCAGGCCATCTGTATGGAGACCAAGGATTTCCGGCGCGCGTACGAGGCCTTCATCGCGGGCCAGCGCCCGGTCTTTCAGGGCGATTGA
- a CDS encoding acyl-CoA dehydrogenase family protein — protein MPDRSFLDWPFFSETHRELARDLGAWAAAQSYPQTRDPSAECVGWVRALGAAGWLRWVVPAAYGGACDRLDVRSICIARETLAYRDGIAEFAFAMQGLGSGAIQLAGSQELQARYLPAVGAGRAIAAFAISERDAGSDVAAMQTRARRDGQSYVLDGEKTWISNAGIADFYVVFARTGDAGAKGLSAFVVEKESAGFAVTETIDTIAPHPLGTIRFAECRIPAGNRIGAEGEGFKIAMATLDVFRATVGAAALGFARRAFDESRTHAKSRTLFGAPLAALQLTQAKLAAMALDIDASALLVYRAAWTKDTGAARVTREAAMAKLFATEAAGRVCDAAVQLFGGRGVTRGEIVEALYRDVRALRIYEGASEVQHIVIARSVLEE, from the coding sequence ATGCCGGACCGCAGTTTTCTGGATTGGCCCTTCTTTAGCGAAACGCACCGCGAACTGGCGCGCGATCTCGGAGCGTGGGCGGCGGCGCAGAGCTACCCGCAGACGCGCGACCCATCGGCGGAGTGCGTGGGCTGGGTACGGGCGCTGGGCGCGGCCGGATGGCTACGGTGGGTGGTTCCAGCGGCGTACGGGGGAGCTTGCGACCGGCTCGACGTGCGCTCGATCTGCATCGCGCGCGAAACGCTGGCCTATCGCGACGGCATCGCGGAGTTCGCGTTTGCGATGCAGGGCCTGGGAAGCGGAGCGATACAGCTCGCAGGTTCGCAGGAGTTGCAGGCTCGCTATCTGCCCGCCGTCGGGGCGGGCCGCGCGATCGCGGCGTTTGCGATCTCGGAGCGCGACGCGGGCTCGGACGTTGCCGCCATGCAGACGCGCGCGCGTCGCGACGGGCAATCGTACGTTCTTGACGGCGAAAAGACCTGGATCAGTAACGCCGGGATAGCCGATTTCTACGTGGTGTTCGCGCGCACCGGCGATGCCGGCGCCAAGGGGCTGAGCGCGTTCGTCGTCGAGAAAGAATCCGCGGGATTCGCGGTGACCGAAACCATCGATACGATCGCGCCGCATCCGCTCGGCACGATCCGCTTCGCCGAGTGCCGGATCCCCGCGGGCAATCGAATCGGCGCGGAGGGTGAGGGCTTCAAAATCGCGATGGCCACGCTCGACGTCTTTCGCGCGACGGTCGGCGCGGCCGCCCTCGGCTTCGCTCGACGCGCATTCGATGAGAGCCGCACGCATGCCAAGAGCCGCACCCTGTTCGGCGCGCCGCTCGCGGCGCTGCAACTCACGCAGGCAAAACTCGCGGCGATGGCGCTCGATATCGACGCGAGCGCGCTGCTCGTCTATCGCGCGGCGTGGACCAAAGATACCGGCGCGGCGCGCGTGACGCGCGAAGCCGCGATGGCAAAGCTTTTTGCAACCGAGGCCGCCGGGCGCGTCTGCGATGCGGCCGTTCAACTCTTCGGAGGGCGCGGAGTGACGCGCGGCGAGATCGTCGAAGCGCTCTATCGCGACGTGCGGGCGCTGCGCATTTACGAGGGCGCGAGCGAAGTGCAGCACATCGTCATCGCCCGTTCGGTCTTGGAGGAGTAG